Proteins from a genomic interval of Oceanispirochaeta crateris:
- a CDS encoding C4-dicarboxylate TRAP transporter substrate-binding protein — MKKNLLIVLSLLLAGNLFAGGQQESGEMENAKPKSIKVYIAGTSGADDTQSMGHFEYAKRLNAESDGVFAAEVKISGVMGETDDVTEQAIQGVPVINATDPGRLAAFVPEFGLIQMPYLLPDYTYLNKIKDTKLYAKWDKQFQDMGLKLVTVNGYSGVRSWVTDFPVRTPADLKGVKIRTIGSDLFVNSVNAMGAIATALPWGETYQGMEQGVVDGTEAQIPGIYSMRFYEIKKYVSLSEHFTLIASMVTGTKFFNSIPAEYQTILLDQAYASYKDNQEIVVSKSAEYIKEMEASGVTFVEIDKTPFIEAVQPVYDDMGFSDLKKELYAELGL, encoded by the coding sequence GTGAAAAAAAATCTTCTTATTGTACTTTCTCTTCTCCTCGCAGGCAACCTTTTTGCAGGTGGTCAGCAGGAAAGCGGTGAAATGGAAAATGCTAAGCCTAAAAGCATCAAGGTTTACATTGCTGGTACCAGTGGTGCCGATGATACACAGTCTATGGGTCATTTCGAATATGCCAAAAGGCTGAATGCCGAATCTGATGGTGTTTTCGCGGCAGAAGTCAAAATCAGCGGTGTTATGGGCGAAACCGACGATGTTACAGAACAGGCTATTCAGGGTGTTCCTGTCATCAATGCCACAGATCCCGGTCGCCTTGCTGCTTTTGTACCAGAATTCGGTTTGATTCAGATGCCTTATCTGCTTCCTGACTACACCTATTTGAACAAAATTAAAGACACGAAGCTCTATGCTAAATGGGACAAACAGTTCCAGGATATGGGTCTAAAACTTGTGACTGTAAACGGATATTCCGGTGTTAGAAGCTGGGTTACAGATTTTCCAGTAAGAACTCCTGCTGATTTGAAAGGTGTGAAAATCAGAACTATCGGTTCTGACCTCTTTGTTAACTCTGTTAATGCCATGGGAGCTATTGCAACAGCACTCCCCTGGGGTGAAACATATCAGGGTATGGAACAGGGTGTTGTAGACGGTACTGAGGCTCAAATCCCCGGAATCTACTCCATGAGATTTTATGAAATCAAAAAATATGTCAGTCTATCAGAGCATTTTACCCTCATTGCCTCCATGGTGACAGGTACGAAGTTTTTCAACTCAATTCCTGCAGAATATCAGACCATCCTCTTGGATCAGGCTTATGCCTCCTACAAAGATAACCAGGAAATTGTTGTATCTAAATCTGCAGAGTATATCAAAGAAATGGAAGCTTCTGGTGTAACCTTTGTTGAGATTGACAAAACACCCTTTATTGAAGCAGTACAGCCTGTTTATGACGATATGGGATTCTCTGATCTTAAAAAAGAGCTCTACGCAGAACTCGGTCTTTAA
- a CDS encoding Gfo/Idh/MocA family protein, with amino-acid sequence MLRVMIVGAGAIAPSHIEGFLSFPDRVSIQVIANPTVSKAKTLIEKYSLKADAVGSFEEGLDRVDIVSICSPPSTHRDIAVQALRAGKHVLLEKPMAMSVQQCDEILEAAREGHALLSVVSQIRFIDSIARTCDLIRSGNYGKLLFSQINTFWYRGQSYFDLYWRGLWNVEGGGCTLNHAVHHIDLLLWLTGMPAELTGFLSNLNHQNSEEEDISLSVLRYKDGSMAQINTSLIHHGEVQKLDFQMEKAGISIPFDVRCSKVRSNGFPMDDEDMLREMTAHFESFKPLEHEHHTGQIQNFLDAIEEGVPLKVSGIDGRNAIELISGIYKSAFTKKTVTFPLEKDDPYTHFPSRVEEAPRFHKKTRSVKAFDDTTITSFKGKF; translated from the coding sequence ATGCTAAGAGTTATGATCGTTGGTGCCGGAGCCATTGCTCCGTCTCATATTGAAGGATTTCTCAGCTTTCCTGATAGAGTCAGTATCCAGGTTATTGCCAACCCGACTGTCTCCAAGGCAAAGACCCTCATTGAAAAATACAGCCTGAAGGCCGATGCTGTTGGTTCATTTGAGGAAGGACTGGATCGGGTGGATATCGTTTCAATCTGTTCTCCTCCTTCCACTCACAGGGATATTGCTGTTCAGGCTCTGAGGGCTGGAAAGCATGTCCTCCTCGAAAAACCCATGGCCATGAGTGTTCAGCAATGTGATGAAATTCTTGAAGCTGCAAGGGAGGGACATGCACTTCTATCTGTGGTATCCCAAATACGGTTTATCGACTCCATTGCCCGTACCTGTGACCTTATCCGCTCAGGGAATTATGGCAAATTGCTGTTTTCTCAGATCAATACCTTCTGGTATAGAGGACAGAGTTATTTTGATCTTTATTGGCGGGGCTTGTGGAATGTGGAGGGCGGCGGCTGCACCCTGAATCACGCTGTTCATCATATCGACTTGCTTCTATGGCTGACGGGGATGCCTGCAGAATTAACGGGATTCCTGTCTAATTTAAACCATCAGAATTCAGAAGAAGAAGATATTTCCCTGTCTGTTCTCCGTTATAAGGATGGGAGCATGGCACAGATCAATACCTCCTTGATTCATCATGGGGAAGTTCAGAAACTGGATTTTCAGATGGAAAAGGCCGGCATCTCCATTCCCTTTGATGTTCGTTGCAGTAAGGTCAGGTCTAATGGTTTCCCCATGGACGATGAGGATATGCTCCGAGAGATGACCGCTCATTTCGAGAGTTTTAAGCCTCTGGAACATGAACACCATACCGGGCAGATCCAGAATTTCCTGGATGCCATAGAAGAGGGGGTTCCATTGAAGGTGAGCGGGATAGATGGCAGAAATGCCATTGAGTTGATCTCGGGAATTTATAAATCGGCCTTCACAAAAAAGACAGTCACTTTTCCTCTGGAGAAGGATGATCCCTATACTCATTTCCCATCCAGAGTCGAAGAAGCTCCGCGGTTTCACAAAAAAACCAGGTCTGTAAAGGCCTTTGACGACACAACGATAACATCCTTCAAGGGGAAATTTTAA
- a CDS encoding mannonate dehydratase: MKMSLRWFGKGHDSISLEQIRQIPGVEGVITTLYDQAPGADWPLEKIQKIKKDVADSGLSIYGMESVNVSDEIKVAHGERDKHIENYISTLKKLSNEGINMVCYNFMPVFDWTRSELAKVRPDGSTVLAYDQEKVDKIQPKEMFHRIDGDSNGFMMPGWEPERMSKVEELFALYEGTDNEALFQNLKYFLNAIMPTCEQYGVKMAIHIDDPVWSVFGLPRIIKNKMDLQRLITEVPSPYNGITLCTGSLSSRPDNNIPDIIRSLKGRIHFAHMRNTKHTAPGVFEESAHLSSDGSLDMYEIMKAFVEVGFDGPIRPDHGRAIWGEVAMPGYGLYDRALGSQYLLGLLEAIRKG; encoded by the coding sequence ATGAAAATGAGTCTCAGATGGTTCGGGAAAGGACATGACAGTATTTCCCTTGAGCAAATACGTCAGATTCCGGGAGTGGAGGGTGTGATTACAACTCTTTATGACCAGGCTCCCGGGGCAGATTGGCCTCTGGAAAAAATCCAGAAAATTAAAAAAGACGTAGCCGACAGCGGTCTCTCCATTTATGGGATGGAGAGTGTCAATGTTTCTGATGAAATCAAGGTAGCCCATGGCGAAAGGGATAAGCATATAGAAAATTATATCAGTACCCTGAAGAAACTCTCAAATGAGGGAATCAACATGGTGTGTTATAATTTTATGCCTGTCTTTGACTGGACGCGTTCTGAACTGGCCAAGGTTCGTCCCGATGGTTCCACTGTCCTGGCCTATGATCAGGAAAAGGTTGACAAAATTCAACCCAAGGAAATGTTTCACAGAATTGATGGTGATTCCAATGGTTTTATGATGCCAGGTTGGGAGCCTGAGAGAATGTCCAAAGTGGAAGAACTCTTTGCTCTTTATGAAGGGACTGATAACGAGGCCCTATTTCAGAATCTGAAATATTTTCTCAATGCCATTATGCCTACATGTGAACAATACGGTGTAAAAATGGCTATCCATATTGATGATCCCGTCTGGAGCGTCTTCGGTCTGCCCCGAATTATCAAGAATAAAATGGATCTTCAGAGGTTGATTACTGAAGTTCCATCACCCTACAACGGTATTACCCTCTGTACGGGTTCTCTAAGTTCCAGACCAGATAACAACATTCCTGATATTATCCGATCTCTCAAAGGGCGTATCCATTTTGCCCATATGAGAAATACGAAGCATACGGCTCCGGGAGTATTCGAGGAATCGGCACATCTGTCATCCGATGGATCTCTGGATATGTATGAAATTATGAAAGCCTTTGTGGAAGTCGGATTTGATGGTCCTATTCGTCCTGATCATGGACGGGCCATCTGGGGAGAAGTGGCCATGCCGGGTTATGGTTTGTATGACCGGGCCCTGGGATCTCAATATCTTTTGGGACTCCTGGAAGCCATAAGGAAGGGTTGA
- a CDS encoding 6-phosphogluconolactonase: MPEIMKQASIGKLRAQVFNDRNSMGEAVVQDVTEVLLSLLETKATVNILFGAAPSQQEVLEGLRLSNLIPWERINAFHMDEYIGLDREAPQGFGNFLDRALFKHVPFQNVFYLKGYEGDMQDECQRYSELLKQYPLDIVLMGIGENGHLAFNDPPVADFEDPCAVKIVVLDQVCRQQQVNDGCFKSLDEVPKQALTITIPELVRPEYLFCTVPDVRKEKAVRMTLTGNISESCPASILRNVPSKLYLDKESGACLLENQDEGVLK, from the coding sequence ATGCCAGAAATAATGAAACAAGCCAGCATCGGAAAACTGAGAGCACAGGTCTTCAATGACAGGAACTCCATGGGAGAAGCGGTTGTGCAGGATGTGACAGAAGTTCTTCTTTCCCTCTTGGAAACCAAGGCTACAGTCAATATTCTTTTCGGTGCAGCCCCATCCCAGCAGGAAGTCCTTGAAGGACTCCGCCTGTCAAACCTGATCCCCTGGGAGAGGATCAATGCTTTTCATATGGACGAATACATTGGCCTGGATCGTGAAGCTCCCCAGGGATTCGGAAACTTTCTAGACCGGGCTCTTTTCAAACATGTACCCTTTCAAAATGTCTTTTATCTAAAGGGGTATGAGGGAGACATGCAGGACGAATGCCAACGCTATAGTGAGCTTCTCAAGCAGTATCCGCTGGACATCGTCCTCATGGGGATCGGTGAGAACGGGCATCTGGCCTTCAATGATCCCCCTGTTGCCGATTTCGAAGATCCATGTGCAGTAAAGATTGTGGTTCTGGATCAGGTTTGCCGGCAGCAGCAGGTCAATGACGGCTGTTTCAAATCCCTGGATGAAGTTCCCAAGCAAGCTCTGACAATCACCATCCCCGAGTTGGTCAGGCCGGAGTATCTTTTTTGTACCGTTCCTGATGTAAGGAAAGAAAAAGCCGTTCGCATGACCCTCACAGGGAATATCTCTGAATCCTGTCCGGCGTCTATTTTGAGGAATGTCCCGTCGAAATTATATCTAGATAAAGAAAGTGGAGCCTGTCTCCTAGAAAATCAAGACGAAGGAGTTTTAAAATGA
- a CDS encoding ABC transporter permease has protein sequence MIALYVKEIKQYFRSMIGYVFLTIMTLICGFLFTTGNLMSQNGDIKIFFGSLFNVLIFLVPMLTMRQFSEEEKLKTRQLLFTLPLTLESIVLGKFLATLSMICIGLVMTLVYPVILASLGVFSPMVILGNYLAVILLVSAVISIGLFVSSLTENQVISGVGSYGILLILWLIDSLAPTISNPLLKKTVLLFSLKNNYIEFTYGIFNPAGVLYFISMTTLFLILTVVKLDGRRQ, from the coding sequence ATGATAGCTCTCTATGTAAAAGAAATAAAACAGTACTTTCGCTCCATGATAGGATATGTCTTTTTGACCATCATGACCCTGATCTGCGGATTCCTTTTTACAACGGGGAATCTCATGTCACAAAATGGCGATATCAAGATCTTCTTTGGGTCACTTTTTAATGTCTTGATTTTCCTCGTCCCCATGTTGACGATGAGGCAGTTTTCCGAAGAGGAGAAGCTCAAGACCAGACAGCTTTTATTTACACTGCCCCTTACTCTTGAGTCCATCGTCCTGGGGAAATTTCTGGCCACTTTGTCTATGATTTGTATTGGTTTGGTGATGACTCTTGTTTACCCGGTTATACTGGCCTCTTTGGGTGTCTTTAGCCCAATGGTCATCTTGGGGAATTATCTGGCCGTGATTCTACTAGTTTCGGCTGTAATTTCCATCGGATTGTTTGTCTCCAGCCTGACTGAGAATCAGGTTATCTCGGGTGTTGGCAGTTATGGAATTCTGTTGATCCTCTGGCTCATCGACTCTCTTGCTCCGACAATTTCAAATCCTCTTCTCAAGAAGACAGTGCTTCTCTTCTCTTTGAAGAACAATTATATTGAGTTTACCTATGGTATTTTCAACCCTGCCGGGGTCCTCTATTTCATAAGTATGACCACACTTTTTTTAATCCTCACAGTCGTCAAACTTGATGGCAGGAGGCAGTAG
- a CDS encoding mannitol dehydrogenase family protein: MKLNLQDIQNKDMWTEKGYALPSFDIEKMKKLSREKPQWVHFGAGNIFRAFIAVLQQRLLNEGKAETGIIVCETFDEEIIQKAYRAYDNLALAVTLKGSGEIQKEVVASLSESLIPSEDYARMEEVLCAPSLQILSLTITEKGYALKNDKGDYFPWIKPDLENFDKQAVSTIGIITKLLLARYNAGGAPLALVSMDNCSHNGTLLKEAVLEYAELWKSKGQLEQEFIDYLKNGEKISFNWSMIDKITPRPSEVVQKQFVQDGLEGMDIIITSKNTYVSPFVNAEESQYLAIEEHFPNGRPPLEDAGVLFSDKETIDKIEKMKVCTCLNPLHTVLAVFGCLLGYDSISAEMKDPLLKGFIEKLGYTEGMPVVVDPGIMNAKDFIRDSIEVRFPNPFVPDTPQRIATDTSKKISVRFGETMKAYIGKGKSDLSFLTYIPLFMAGWLRYLMAVDDLGQAFELSPDPNLDMVKPFVAPFSLGSTLSVHDHVEGLLKNTEIFGIDLYKYHLGEKVENFFQEMIAGPGAIEKTLKKYIL, from the coding sequence ATGAAACTGAACCTGCAAGACATACAAAATAAAGACATGTGGACGGAAAAGGGCTATGCTCTTCCGTCTTTTGATATAGAGAAGATGAAGAAACTGAGCCGAGAGAAACCCCAATGGGTTCATTTTGGTGCGGGTAATATTTTCAGGGCATTCATTGCTGTTCTGCAGCAAAGGCTCTTGAACGAGGGTAAAGCAGAAACAGGCATCATTGTATGTGAAACCTTTGATGAAGAGATCATACAGAAAGCCTACAGAGCCTACGATAATCTGGCATTAGCAGTCACTCTTAAGGGATCCGGAGAAATCCAGAAGGAGGTTGTTGCCAGTTTGAGCGAGAGCCTTATTCCTTCGGAAGACTATGCCAGGATGGAAGAGGTTTTATGCGCCCCCTCCCTCCAGATTCTCAGCCTGACTATCACAGAGAAAGGATATGCTCTAAAAAATGATAAGGGTGACTATTTTCCGTGGATCAAACCTGACCTTGAAAATTTTGACAAACAAGCTGTGAGCACCATCGGAATCATCACCAAACTCCTCCTGGCCCGCTATAATGCCGGCGGCGCTCCTCTAGCACTTGTAAGCATGGACAACTGCAGTCATAACGGAACACTGCTGAAAGAAGCTGTCCTTGAGTATGCTGAACTCTGGAAATCCAAAGGACAGCTGGAACAGGAATTCATTGATTACCTGAAGAATGGAGAGAAAATCTCCTTTAACTGGAGCATGATAGACAAGATCACTCCCAGACCTTCGGAAGTTGTTCAGAAGCAGTTTGTTCAGGATGGACTGGAAGGCATGGATATCATTATCACCTCCAAAAACACTTATGTATCTCCCTTCGTCAATGCCGAAGAATCTCAGTATTTGGCCATTGAAGAGCATTTTCCCAATGGCAGACCTCCCCTGGAAGACGCTGGTGTGCTCTTCTCCGATAAGGAGACCATTGATAAAATTGAAAAGATGAAAGTCTGCACCTGTTTGAATCCTCTGCATACCGTTCTGGCTGTTTTCGGATGCCTCCTGGGGTATGACTCCATTTCGGCCGAGATGAAAGATCCTCTTTTGAAAGGATTTATTGAGAAATTGGGATACACCGAAGGCATGCCGGTCGTTGTCGATCCCGGTATTATGAATGCAAAAGACTTTATTCGTGACAGCATTGAAGTGCGTTTTCCTAACCCCTTTGTGCCTGATACTCCCCAGCGGATTGCCACAGATACATCTAAAAAAATATCCGTCAGATTTGGTGAGACCATGAAGGCCTATATAGGGAAGGGGAAAAGTGATTTATCATTTTTGACTTATATACCCTTGTTTATGGCCGGATGGCTGCGTTACCTCATGGCCGTAGACGACCTGGGACAGGCCTTTGAGCTCAGTCCAGATCCTAATCTGGACATGGTTAAGCCATTTGTGGCACCTTTTTCTCTCGGGTCGACTCTTTCTGTCCATGATCATGTGGAAGGGCTTTTGAAAAATACCGAAATCTTCGGGATTGATCTATACAAGTATCATCTGGGAGAGAAGGTTGAAAATTTCTTTCAGGAAATGATCGCCGGACCGGGAGCCATCGAGAAAACACTGAAGAAATATATCCTCTAA
- a CDS encoding TRAP transporter small permease → MKKIYEIYCKIEEVLVGTVFVSIVVLIFSAAFFRVFDKPIVWADDIAKFLFSWAAFLGADVAMRHSRLVGVDMLVKKFPAKIQKILQLFVFSVIIALLASFVFYGTKLSIESVDRSFQTLSKFSYSIVTSSLPVSSLLMILTASLKISKIIRNFKDDEYDVLRDNPDSTPQTKSCC, encoded by the coding sequence ATGAAAAAAATATACGAGATCTATTGTAAAATTGAAGAAGTCCTTGTGGGTACAGTTTTTGTTTCCATTGTTGTTCTTATCTTTTCGGCTGCATTTTTCAGAGTTTTTGATAAACCTATTGTATGGGCCGACGATATTGCCAAATTTCTCTTCTCCTGGGCCGCTTTTTTGGGAGCGGATGTAGCGATGAGACATTCCAGGCTAGTCGGTGTGGATATGCTGGTAAAAAAGTTTCCGGCTAAAATTCAGAAGATCCTTCAACTTTTTGTTTTTTCAGTTATTATTGCCCTTTTGGCATCTTTTGTCTTTTACGGAACGAAGCTCAGCATAGAAAGTGTGGACAGGAGTTTTCAAACCCTTTCCAAATTCAGTTATTCCATTGTCACATCATCTTTGCCCGTTTCTTCCCTTCTGATGATACTGACAGCCAGCCTTAAAATCTCCAAAATTATCAGAAACTTCAAAGACGATGAATATGATGTCCTCCGGGACAACCCCGATTCTACACCACAGACTAAAAGCTGCTGTTAA
- a CDS encoding GldG family protein, which yields MMNKILQIFRLRERQIFIILLILVVILINLISHRAVDLYPLKLDLTENALYEFSQTTVDMAASLTNPVRMVVFSKEDDYVVMLREVLKRFAALSPLISLEYVDPYENPVLVDYYASRGIQLKPDDIVLEGALRTRSFSVKDMYSFDAGQTQVTGLNAEQQLTSSLSFINDPIIPVAAFSDGHNERPSESLTALFQNNNYDLLRGSLSSILQEDPDILVVAAPSRDFLVHEVELLTDYMNSGGNALIFLEPSSLSMPHLEGFLTEWGIVPGEELVFEKEAYTGGNPVNVVPMYAPHKINSYFLDARVFLTMPSSRSLYSVSHPGSAIDVRDVLTSTPFSYGKKGYQFSDLLKEDSDPAGPFTLVMSSEKELSGEAARARLVVAGSRNIYGDDLLGFSSYGNAEFLVQTINWLNEKDVSLYIPPKKMQSDPLNLQSRQALLLALIVTAYIPMVFLVWGITVFFKRKRL from the coding sequence ATGATGAACAAAATTCTTCAAATTTTTCGTTTGCGAGAGAGACAGATCTTCATTATCCTTCTCATTCTCGTGGTCATTTTGATTAACTTAATCAGCCACAGAGCCGTAGATCTCTATCCTTTGAAACTGGATCTGACAGAGAATGCACTGTATGAGTTTTCACAGACAACGGTGGACATGGCGGCATCCCTGACAAATCCTGTCAGGATGGTCGTCTTCAGTAAAGAGGATGATTATGTGGTCATGCTACGGGAGGTTTTGAAGCGGTTTGCTGCCTTGAGTCCCTTGATCAGTCTCGAATATGTTGATCCTTATGAGAATCCTGTTCTTGTGGATTATTATGCCTCACGGGGAATCCAGTTGAAGCCGGATGATATCGTCTTGGAAGGAGCTCTTAGAACCCGTTCTTTCTCAGTGAAGGATATGTACAGTTTTGATGCAGGTCAAACGCAGGTCACAGGCCTCAATGCAGAGCAGCAACTCACAAGCAGTCTCTCGTTTATAAATGATCCCATTATCCCTGTTGCCGCCTTTTCCGACGGCCATAATGAGCGTCCTAGTGAGTCTCTGACTGCTCTTTTCCAAAACAATAATTATGACCTACTTCGGGGGAGCCTCTCTTCTATTCTTCAAGAAGATCCGGATATTCTGGTTGTCGCGGCTCCTTCCCGAGATTTTTTGGTCCATGAAGTGGAACTCTTGACAGACTATATGAACAGTGGAGGAAATGCTCTGATTTTTCTGGAGCCCTCTTCGCTCTCCATGCCTCATCTTGAAGGCTTTCTTACCGAGTGGGGGATTGTCCCGGGTGAGGAACTTGTCTTCGAAAAAGAGGCCTATACAGGGGGGAATCCTGTGAATGTAGTGCCCATGTATGCTCCTCATAAGATCAATAGTTACTTTTTAGATGCCCGCGTTTTTCTGACAATGCCTTCGTCTAGAAGCCTCTATTCTGTCTCTCATCCCGGCTCGGCCATCGATGTGAGAGATGTATTGACTTCCACTCCCTTCTCCTATGGGAAAAAAGGTTATCAGTTTTCAGACTTGCTGAAGGAAGACTCCGATCCAGCTGGCCCCTTTACCCTGGTCATGAGCTCTGAAAAAGAACTTTCCGGAGAAGCTGCTCGTGCGAGGTTGGTTGTGGCAGGCAGCAGAAACATCTATGGTGATGATTTACTGGGATTTTCCAGTTATGGAAATGCAGAGTTTCTCGTTCAAACCATCAACTGGCTCAATGAGAAAGATGTTTCGCTCTACATTCCTCCGAAAAAAATGCAGAGTGACCCCCTCAACCTTCAATCCCGTCAGGCGTTACTTTTGGCTTTGATAGTTACAGCATATATTCCCATGGTATTTCTTGTGTGGGGAATCACAGTGTTTTTCAAAAGGAAGAGGCTCTGA
- a CDS encoding ABC transporter ATP-binding protein, producing MLKVEHISKDYGRYKPIQDISFSMNRGEVLGLLGANGTGKSTTLNMIAGYFPPSSGRITLEPHDLLTSPLLYKQNIGYLPEFPPLYPDMTVEEQLTFICSVKGVDRKKRTSEIDRVCGLTHIMDMKKRPIRAMSKGYKQRIGMAQALVGGPKLLILDEPTSGLDPQQIIDIRELVKDLGREHGIIISSHILSEIASVATRILVLNKGYIVADSPVGDLMNPSSGSSVLEVRILGDVKKAQSYLESIEGVRTLRLNDCSEEGCWDFEVTQKDGYDIRRELSIGLSSISCSIMQLKMKNPTLEEIFIDLTASSTSGRESDT from the coding sequence ATGCTGAAGGTAGAGCATATCTCAAAAGATTACGGTCGATACAAACCTATACAGGATATTTCTTTTTCCATGAATAGGGGAGAAGTCCTTGGTCTTTTAGGGGCGAATGGCACAGGCAAGTCTACCACTTTGAACATGATTGCCGGATACTTTCCCCCCAGCTCCGGGCGCATCACTCTAGAACCCCATGATCTGCTGACCTCACCCCTCCTTTACAAACAAAATATTGGGTACCTCCCCGAGTTTCCTCCCCTGTATCCCGATATGACAGTGGAGGAGCAGTTGACTTTCATCTGTTCGGTGAAGGGAGTTGATCGCAAGAAGAGAACTTCGGAAATTGATCGAGTTTGCGGCTTAACTCATATTATGGACATGAAAAAAAGGCCGATTCGTGCCATGTCCAAAGGGTATAAGCAGCGGATAGGCATGGCCCAGGCCCTTGTGGGAGGTCCTAAACTCCTGATTTTGGATGAACCGACCTCCGGTCTTGATCCACAGCAGATCATCGATATAAGGGAACTGGTCAAAGATTTGGGCCGGGAACACGGGATAATCATAAGTTCTCATATTCTTTCTGAAATAGCCTCAGTCGCCACGAGAATTCTGGTTTTGAACAAGGGGTATATTGTTGCCGATAGTCCTGTTGGAGACCTCATGAATCCCTCCAGTGGATCTTCAGTTTTAGAAGTCAGGATCTTGGGCGATGTAAAAAAAGCCCAATCTTATCTGGAAAGTATCGAGGGGGTTCGAACACTGCGTCTCAATGATTGCTCAGAAGAGGGCTGCTGGGATTTTGAAGTGACACAGAAGGATGGCTATGACATCCGGCGCGAACTTTCTATTGGACTGAGCAGTATCTCCTGCTCTATCATGCAGCTGAAAATGAAAAACCCTACACTGGAAGAAATCTTTATTGACCTCACAGCTTCATCCACTTCAGGCAGGGAGTCAGATACATGA
- a CDS encoding TRAP transporter large permease — MIPLVIVFFILLAINMPIGFTIGISGAVFFLTNDIIPFSITVQRVVAQTQSIAFLAVPFFIFAGNLMNKTGITSRLLRFSSLLTRRMSGGLAQVNVVLSTMMGGVSGSAVADASMQARILGPDMIKKGYPRGYTAGITCLSSLITATIPPSLGLILYGFVGEVSIGKLFVAGIIPGFMMMVFLMTTVSITSRIHKYDMPDLSVEKITIKEILLDLKDSIWALMFPVILIVGIRFGLFTPSEAGAFAVVYALIIGKFVYKELTWKKFQEALKDSFIDNGAIILIIALSGIFGYALSLENVPGMLGTALVGITTNPHMMLIIIVLFLAVAGMFIDSNVSVLLLTPIFLPVIKTMGVDPVHFGILMMTIVTMGCMTPPVGTALYTVCQILDAPLEDFIKETMPFYLAVVLLVIVLIFIPDVVMFLPNLIY, encoded by the coding sequence ATGATACCTCTAGTCATAGTTTTTTTTATATTGCTGGCTATTAATATGCCCATCGGATTTACCATCGGTATTTCCGGAGCCGTATTTTTTCTGACCAACGACATTATACCCTTTTCCATTACGGTTCAGAGAGTTGTTGCCCAGACTCAGTCCATTGCCTTTTTAGCAGTTCCCTTTTTTATCTTTGCTGGGAACCTTATGAACAAGACGGGAATTACGTCCCGCCTACTGCGCTTTTCATCCCTTCTGACCAGAAGAATGTCGGGAGGTCTTGCCCAGGTGAATGTTGTTCTTAGTACCATGATGGGAGGTGTCTCCGGGTCTGCTGTTGCTGACGCGTCAATGCAGGCTCGTATTCTCGGTCCTGACATGATCAAGAAAGGATATCCCAGGGGGTATACAGCGGGGATAACCTGTCTGTCGTCCCTGATCACTGCGACAATCCCTCCCAGCCTGGGACTCATCCTATATGGATTTGTGGGTGAAGTTTCCATCGGAAAGCTTTTCGTCGCAGGAATTATACCAGGTTTTATGATGATGGTTTTTCTGATGACCACCGTCTCTATCACCTCCCGAATTCACAAATATGATATGCCCGATTTATCTGTGGAAAAAATCACCATAAAGGAGATCCTTTTGGATCTCAAAGATTCCATATGGGCCCTGATGTTTCCTGTTATCCTCATTGTGGGTATCCGATTCGGACTTTTTACTCCCTCAGAAGCGGGTGCTTTTGCGGTAGTCTATGCTCTTATTATTGGTAAGTTTGTCTATAAAGAACTGACCTGGAAGAAGTTTCAGGAAGCTTTGAAGGATTCATTCATTGATAATGGTGCTATCATCTTGATCATCGCCTTATCGGGAATCTTCGGATATGCTCTGTCTTTGGAAAATGTTCCTGGTATGCTGGGAACCGCCTTGGTTGGAATTACAACAAACCCCCATATGATGCTGATCATCATTGTCCTCTTCCTGGCAGTAGCGGGAATGTTCATTGACAGTAATGTTAGCGTATTGCTTCTGACTCCCATTTTTCTACCTGTTATTAAGACCATGGGTGTTGATCCGGTACATTTCGGGATTCTTATGATGACCATTGTCACCATGGGCTGTATGACTCCACCTGTTGGGACAGCTTTGTATACTGTCTGTCAGATTCTGGATGCCCCACTGGAAGATTTCATTAAAGAAACCATGCCTTTTTATCTCGCCGTAGTCCTTTTGGTTATCGTGTTGATATTTATTCCGGATGTGGTCATGTTTCTTCCTAACTTGATATATTAA